The Polycladomyces zharkentensis DNA window AGTTCCAGCGGAGAACGTCTATCCGAAACCGGAATACCTCACTTGGGAAGAGGCCGCGGCTCTTCCGCTGGCAGCGCTTACTGCTTACCGGGCGCTCATCACCCGCGGGCGGCTTCAGCCGGGCGAGACGGTTTTTATTCCGGGAATCGGCGGCGGTGTCGCCACCTTTCTGCTCCAAATCGCTGTAGCCGCCGGAGCTCGGGTGTTTGTCTCCTCACGTAGCGACGAAAAAATCGAACGAGCACTTCAGCTGGGAGCATCCGGCGGGGTGAATGTCAACTCGGAGAAGTGGGTGAAGGAACTGCAAGAGCGGATGGAGGGACAGGCCGATCTTTGCGTGGACAGCGTCGGCGGGGACACCTTTTCCCAGCTCATCCGGATTGCCAAGCCGGGCGGACGCATCGTCACCTTCGGAGCGACCCGCGGACCGGTCCCCAACCTGGTCATGCCGCTCATCTTCCTGAAGCAACTGGATATCCTCGGCAGCACCATGGGGAATGCCGAGGAGTTCGAACAAATGCTGTCCTTCTTCAAAAAGCACGAAATCCGGCCGGTGATCGATCGTTCGTACCCATTGGAGCAGGTGAGCGAAGCAGTGAAGCGGATGCAAGCGGGAGATCAGTTCGGGAAAATCCTGCTGGAAATTCCCGAGTAATCGTTCCAACGGTTGATTTCGAGTTTGGATCGCCCCCTTTTCGGGGGCCTTTTATATCCAATCTTTTTCCGGCAATGATCCTGATTTCCAACCAAAAACGGCTCTGAATCCTGATCACGGTCGATGGAAATCCCCGCAGAGCCCGGAACGCGCGTCTCTGGCCCTCTTCTTTGTAAGAGATGTGCCGTTTTTAAACGCTGTTTTCACTTGATCCACTTTACGGAAAAAGAGAGCTCCTAATCTTTCCATCCCCTCCCTCTTATGGACAAAAACGATGTCCTTTCGTATAATGAAGCCCGAACCAATCGAATATTCAAGGGGAGCTGGATAATGGCCGGCTGAGAAAGTGTACCGATACACTGACCCTAAGAACCTGATCCGGGTAATTCCGGCGTAGGGAAATGATGAATATCGTTCTCTTTCTGTGCATATCAGCGCCTCCGGATCAGGGAGGCGCTTACTTTATGGATCGATTTCTTTTTGAAAGGTGGAATCCATCAATGAAACGGATCGGATGGCTCGTGAGC harbors:
- a CDS encoding zinc-binding dehydrogenase, which codes for MKAIVLREFGGPEQLRFEVVPDPTPGRGEVVVRLKAAALNRRDYFITINQYPGIRLPAIPGSDGAGIVAAVGEGVDNVAVGSEVVINPTLNWGDNPRVQGPDFHILGVPTDGTYAQLVKVPAENVYPKPEYLTWEEAAALPLAALTAYRALITRGRLQPGETVFIPGIGGGVATFLLQIAVAAGARVFVSSRSDEKIERALQLGASGGVNVNSEKWVKELQERMEGQADLCVDSVGGDTFSQLIRIAKPGGRIVTFGATRGPVPNLVMPLIFLKQLDILGSTMGNAEEFEQMLSFFKKHEIRPVIDRSYPLEQVSEAVKRMQAGDQFGKILLEIPE